The DNA region CTTGATAATGTATAATAAGTATATATTATTGTTTGAttccatgagggaaattcagcctctgcatttatcccaatctgtgaattagtgaacacacacagcacgcagtgaggtgaagcacacactaacccagagcagtgaggtgcctgcccaaccagcggcgctcggggagcagtgaggggttaggtgccttgctcaagggcacttcagccgtggactggtcggggatcgaaccggcaaccctcccgttacaagctcgaagccctaaccagtaggccacggctgcccccgaGACATACTGACCCAGTTTCAGGCACCTTTTGAGGGCGGATGAGGTGGATGAACTCCTGGacgagcaggaagaggaggtgagCGAGCAGCAGACTGATGCAGATGTTCAGGCGAGCCGTGTTGTTCACGTTGGCCTTCCATCGACAGAAGCAAAAGGCCATCACAGCCAGTGCCAGGAACACCAGACCAATGGAGACAGCAATCCGGTTCAGCAACTTCATCAACTCATCAGtctgaaaaaaaagttatacaTCCCAGAACAGTTGTCTTAAGGATTACGTGTATGAAGTTCGAACTCCTTAAACTATCCAGCAGATACATGATAATTATGCACAACACGataacaaaaccaaacaaatcaCACCGGAGTGCATTGTCTGAGTAGAGCTTATTGAATATGTGTGAACGCAGCACCAATTGCCAACTATGTCCGTGTAGTTTGTGTAGACTATAAAATGGCCCTTAGACTGTGTGGTTTTACTCTCGAACGAAGGGTCCTGTGAGGGGCAAAGGCGGGATCACAGTAGCCAGCGGCaaacggcaggtttcctattgttctctatggttcggcagcggaccaGTGACAACACTGGcataacgctagcgttgagcaaacttggttcaactttgaagcgctccgctcggctcatcacaatcagttttggaatgtttaggtattttgaccaatcagatttgtctaataacgtagcaacaaagattgaacttaggaacgagatagaatgttttggatttattattatggtctgagcggtgcgttacgcttgcctctgccgcttgccgctggctaatgtgatccccgcctataAGTCTTGTGCATTGTAGCTATTTTATAACATAAGGAAGCACTGGACTGATCTTATGAACTGTAATGTTAAATGTGAAGACCTTATTACCTCTGGAGGTCGCTCCACCTGCATGATCAGAGCGAAGGTGGAGAAGTGCACACAGGTGCAGACggtgtgggtggtgttggtCTGGGTGACATCACAGCCGTCTACCACCCAGGCGCTGCCATTCCAGTACACACAGGAGAGTACTCCTTGGGGTTCAACACTCTACCCAGCCCCCAAAaacacagaagaagaaaaaaatcaatagAAGTATATCAGATCAGACACAGTTAGCAATCTactggtatatactgtatatgaccctTTATTGTTATAGAGTTGCCTCAACATACTGCCGTTTTTCTCTTTTCAAACTAGTTTTTGTCATACTCTTTTCCTCTACTGAGGACATATCTGGTGGCTATTTTTGGTCTCCCAATAATGGTCTAATAATGGCACTATCCTATTTTTTTCATCAACTATTAATACTAATTTCAATCTTGGAAAAGTCCTGCACTCTTCAATACCCATTTTTACTATTTTTCctcaaatatttattttgtatatTGATAAAACAACCATGTTGCCTAAAAGCAACAACATGCAACAGTGGACTGTGATTCAATGTTTTATGCTTGGCAGTAAACATGCCATTGAGATGTCAGGGAATCACAACATACTATTCTAATTATCACAATATACCTTGTTTTGAGTAAAtcgtttagcgctatcctattgcgtggacaACAGAAGTGTGACAAACACGCAAAAATAGAACAAATTGGGAAAGGGGCAAatactttttcacagcactgcATACACATATATAAAATCTATGAGGCTTTCTAATCTCAAGTTAAATGTCACCTTGAGGTGCCAAAGGGTGAAGTTGACTGGCTGGGTGAGGATTTTGTTTGCAATCTTGGGAAGGGAAGCAGAGAATACAGGGGACATCATAATCTTGATGGTGTCATTCTCAGTGTGGAAATGTTTTGGCTGCAGATAGCGCTCCATATTCTTATAGGTTGAAAACGCCACATGAGCAGCTCCTAACAACATGTGAAGAGACAAAAGAAACCCAGTATGAATACAATGAAACAAATATGTTGGAAACACCTGGAGCCTGTTTGGCATAGCTGGACATGAGTAATATGGAATGTATCCAAATATTGATAGATGGAAAAATCCTTTTtacattaaagtgtaactccagCAACTATTAACCAAagggtgtttttctgaatgaaaatacagtacatcaaataAATCGTGGAGACTGTTCTTCGTGGCTCAAGCACTACACAGCTTGCACTGGCACAAGCTACAGTAGAGTCCCAAATTCGaaacagtggattagctaagGGTGGTGAGCTTGGTGCATTCCaattagcattttttttaacCAGTGATATCTCTCGAAACAGCA from Sardina pilchardus chromosome 1, fSarPil1.1, whole genome shotgun sequence includes:
- the LOC134069604 gene encoding adhesion G protein-coupled receptor E3-like, with the translated sequence MERYLQPKHFHTENDTIKIMMSPVFSASLPKIANKILTQPVNFTLWHLKSVEPQGVLSCVYWNGSAWVVDGCDVTQTNTTHTVCTCVHFSTFALIMQVERPPETDELMKLLNRIAVSIGLVFLALAVMAFCFCRWKANVNNTARLNICISLLLAHLLFLLVQEFIHLIRPQKMLA